The following are from one region of the Melaminivora suipulveris genome:
- the dinG gene encoding ATP-dependent DNA helicase DinG, with protein sequence MSAQQWADEALHSFEAVVQSTAGFRAREGQRRMAGQVAQTFAAAELGKAEGEDHEPQRAIAVIQAGTGVGKSLAYSAPAVALALARGTRVLISTATVALQEQLVHKDLPALAEHLEQPVRFALAKGRGRYVCKLKLERLAGGGSDEDDEWSGEGDLFSPAESSQPAARQTAQARVKFYASMADALTSGEWDGDRDTLATPPEAEAWSPVAAEAHSCTGKHCPLFSRCTYYERRKELVAAQVIVANHDLLLSSIGARLLPELDNCLLIIDEAHHLPGTALSQFACEADLSHLGWIDKLASRALRVGQTLEVEEIADIPNHAARLRAALQDAARLVMDVYGQGLKAAPRFGSAAGQPTRARVAGGALPEELVEPFGQAVQHAEGFATALRAISKALRAAMRDNPDESRRLSQLYAQVGALAPRLEGVHACAQLLLQDAPEGAVPAAKWFTLAVQGDYAVIRAHASPVLPGNALRQHLWSAVRGAVLTSATLTSCGQFDFFLRESGLAGDEAVQTLSVDSPFDYALQGTLVARETRAEPRDVQTFTSEMVDALLTDLARVEAGALVLFTSREQMRRAVDELPTVLRAAVLVQGQLPRRELLARHRSSVAAGQPSIIFGMQSFGEGLDLPGRLCESLFITKLPFAPPDDPVGEARAEWLRTAGRDPFSELVVPATAIRLAQWVGRAIRTEDDRAHVYCYDKRLVRTGYGQRLLAGLPPFTLQRSAAI encoded by the coding sequence ATGTCCGCGCAGCAATGGGCCGACGAGGCCCTGCACAGCTTCGAGGCGGTGGTGCAGTCCACCGCCGGCTTTCGTGCGCGCGAAGGCCAGCGGCGCATGGCCGGCCAGGTGGCGCAGACCTTTGCCGCCGCCGAGCTGGGCAAGGCCGAGGGCGAAGACCACGAGCCGCAGCGCGCCATCGCCGTCATCCAGGCCGGCACCGGCGTGGGCAAATCGCTGGCCTACAGCGCGCCCGCCGTGGCGCTGGCGCTGGCGCGCGGCACGCGCGTGCTGATCTCCACCGCCACCGTGGCGCTGCAGGAGCAGCTGGTGCACAAGGACCTGCCGGCGCTGGCCGAGCACCTGGAGCAGCCCGTGCGCTTCGCCTTGGCCAAGGGGCGCGGGCGCTACGTCTGCAAGCTCAAGCTGGAGCGCCTGGCCGGGGGCGGCAGCGACGAGGACGACGAGTGGAGCGGCGAGGGCGACCTGTTCAGCCCGGCCGAATCGAGCCAGCCCGCCGCGCGCCAGACCGCCCAGGCGCGCGTGAAGTTTTACGCCAGCATGGCCGATGCGCTGACCTCGGGCGAGTGGGACGGCGACCGCGACACCCTGGCTACGCCGCCTGAAGCGGAGGCCTGGTCGCCCGTCGCCGCCGAGGCGCACTCGTGCACCGGCAAGCACTGCCCGCTGTTTTCGCGCTGCACCTACTACGAGCGGCGCAAGGAGCTGGTGGCCGCGCAGGTCATCGTCGCCAACCACGATCTGCTGCTGTCCTCCATCGGTGCACGACTGCTGCCCGAGCTGGACAACTGCCTCCTGATCATCGACGAGGCGCACCACCTGCCGGGCACGGCGCTTTCGCAGTTCGCCTGCGAGGCCGATCTGTCGCACCTGGGCTGGATCGACAAGCTGGCCAGCCGCGCGCTGCGCGTGGGGCAGACGCTGGAGGTCGAGGAGATTGCCGACATCCCGAACCACGCGGCGCGCCTGCGCGCGGCGCTGCAGGATGCGGCGCGCCTGGTCATGGACGTCTACGGCCAGGGCCTGAAAGCCGCACCGCGCTTTGGCAGCGCCGCCGGGCAGCCGACGCGTGCGCGGGTGGCCGGCGGGGCGCTGCCCGAGGAGCTGGTCGAGCCCTTCGGCCAGGCCGTGCAGCACGCCGAGGGTTTCGCGACGGCGCTGCGCGCAATCTCCAAGGCGCTGCGCGCGGCCATGCGCGACAACCCCGACGAGTCGCGCCGGCTGTCGCAGCTGTACGCCCAAGTGGGTGCGCTGGCGCCGCGGCTGGAGGGCGTGCACGCCTGCGCGCAGCTGCTGCTGCAGGACGCGCCCGAGGGCGCGGTGCCGGCGGCCAAATGGTTCACCCTCGCCGTGCAGGGCGACTACGCCGTCATTCGCGCGCATGCCTCGCCGGTGCTGCCGGGCAATGCGCTGCGCCAGCATCTGTGGAGCGCGGTGCGCGGCGCGGTGCTGACCTCGGCCACGCTGACCAGTTGCGGCCAGTTCGATTTCTTCCTGCGCGAATCGGGCCTGGCCGGCGACGAGGCCGTGCAGACGCTGTCCGTGGACAGCCCCTTCGACTACGCCCTGCAGGGCACGCTGGTGGCGCGCGAGACGCGCGCCGAGCCGCGCGACGTGCAGACCTTCACCAGCGAGATGGTCGATGCGCTGCTGACCGATCTGGCGCGCGTCGAGGCCGGCGCGCTGGTGCTGTTCACCTCGCGCGAGCAGATGCGCCGCGCCGTCGACGAACTGCCCACCGTGCTGCGCGCGGCCGTGCTGGTGCAGGGCCAGCTGCCGCGGCGCGAGCTGCTGGCGCGCCACCGCAGCAGCGTAGCGGCCGGCCAGCCCTCCATCATCTTCGGCATGCAGTCCTTCGGCGAGGGGCTGGACCTGCCGGGCCGGCTGTGCGAATCGCTGTTCATCACCAAGCTGCCCTTTGCCCCACCCGACGACCCGGTGGGCGAGGCGCGCGCCGAGTGGCTGCGCACGGCGGGACGCGATCCGTTCAGCGAGCTGGTGGTGCCGGCCACCGCCATCCGCCTGGCGCAGTGGGTCGGCCGGGCCATTCGCACCGAGGACGACCGCGCGCACGTCTACTGCTACGACAAGCGCCTGGTGCGTACTGGCTACGGCCAGCGGCTGCTGGCCGGCCTGCCGCCGTTCACCCTGCAGCGCAGCGCCGCCATCTGA
- a CDS encoding OsmC family protein: protein MSEKSASVHWEGAGKAGQGQVSTETGALQKYPYGFASRFGDDRKGTNPEEILGAAHAACFTMAVSFACDKAGFATRTLDTTARVRLAKDGDGFKIDRIALTLEATVPGMEDKQFQQIAEEAKRNCPLSKALAAVPEITLQAMLKN, encoded by the coding sequence ATGAGCGAAAAATCCGCATCCGTCCACTGGGAAGGCGCCGGCAAGGCCGGCCAGGGCCAGGTCAGCACCGAGACCGGCGCGCTGCAAAAGTACCCCTACGGCTTTGCCAGCCGCTTCGGCGACGACCGCAAGGGCACCAACCCCGAGGAGATCCTGGGCGCGGCGCATGCGGCGTGCTTCACCATGGCCGTCTCGTTCGCCTGCGACAAGGCCGGCTTTGCCACGCGCACGCTGGACACCACGGCCCGCGTGCGTCTGGCCAAGGACGGCGACGGCTTCAAGATCGACCGCATCGCCCTGACGCTGGAGGCCACCGTGCCGGGCATGGAGGACAAGCAATTCCAGCAGATCGCCGAGGAGGCCAAGCGCAACTGCCCGCTGTCCAAGGCGCTGGCCGCCGTGCCCGAAATCACGCTGCAGGCGATGCTGAAAAACTGA
- a CDS encoding acylphosphatase, with protein MPDSLSAPAHPPGPDLPAPIARHLRIHGTVQGVYYRQSTVETAQRLGVAGWVRNRSDGSVEALAVGPAHAVQQLIDWAHQGPRAARVERVEVGEQALPEPAPHGFVQRETL; from the coding sequence ATGCCCGATAGCCTTTCTGCCCCTGCCCACCCGCCCGGCCCGGACCTGCCCGCGCCCATCGCCCGCCACCTGCGCATCCACGGCACGGTGCAGGGCGTGTACTACCGCCAGTCCACCGTCGAGACCGCTCAGCGCCTGGGCGTGGCCGGCTGGGTGCGCAACCGCAGTGACGGCAGCGTGGAGGCGCTGGCCGTGGGCCCGGCGCACGCCGTGCAGCAGTTGATCGACTGGGCGCACCAGGGGCCGCGCGCGGCGCGCGTGGAACGCGTCGAGGTGGGCGAGCAGGCGCTGCCCGAGCCGGCGCCGCACGGCTTCGTGCAGCGCGAGACGCTGTGA
- a CDS encoding FMN-binding negative transcriptional regulator: MYLPEHFHEQRPDELHRLICEHPLGMLCRTGASGLDADHLPFLLDADRGPHGTLVAHVARANALWREVPAGGGLPVLVVFRGAAGYVSPNWYPSKHETHRAVPTWNYEAVHVHGQLSVHDDERHVRGVVARLTRQYEASEPQPWKMGDAPRDYLDEMLRAIVGIEVAIMRIEGKRKLSQNRSAADRDGVIGQLHSRDRQDLAGAMRRG; encoded by the coding sequence ATGTATCTGCCTGAGCATTTCCACGAGCAACGTCCCGATGAGCTGCACCGCCTGATCTGCGAGCACCCCCTGGGCATGCTGTGCCGCACGGGGGCAAGCGGCCTGGACGCCGACCACCTGCCCTTCCTGCTGGACGCTGACCGTGGCCCGCACGGCACGCTGGTGGCGCACGTGGCACGCGCCAACGCGCTGTGGCGCGAAGTGCCGGCGGGCGGCGGGCTGCCAGTGCTGGTGGTGTTTCGCGGCGCGGCCGGCTATGTCTCGCCCAACTGGTACCCGTCCAAGCACGAGACGCACCGCGCCGTGCCCACCTGGAACTACGAGGCGGTGCACGTGCATGGCCAGCTCTCCGTGCATGACGACGAGCGCCACGTACGCGGCGTGGTCGCGCGGCTGACGCGCCAGTACGAGGCGAGCGAACCGCAGCCCTGGAAGATGGGCGACGCGCCGCGCGACTACCTGGACGAGATGCTGCGCGCCATCGTCGGCATCGAGGTCGCCATCATGCGCATCGAGGGCAAACGCAAGCTGAGCCAGAACCGCAGCGCCGCCGACCGGGACGGCGTGATCGGGCAGCTGCACTCGCGCGATCGGCAGGACCTGGCCGGCGCGATGCGCCGCGGCTGA
- a CDS encoding YkgJ family cysteine cluster protein, giving the protein MPPRTIPLVDVDRPGTWTRHRAGLCESCNANCCTMPLEVQLPDLVRLGLVEAFEADHVEPRLIARRLSKARLIDHFSPKNLLFTLARRASGDCQFLHADTRRCTVYERRPETCRLHPQKKSPRPGWCAFSVKPAAYN; this is encoded by the coding sequence ATGCCCCCCCGCACCATCCCCCTCGTCGACGTCGACCGCCCGGGCACCTGGACACGCCACCGCGCCGGCCTGTGCGAGTCCTGCAACGCCAACTGCTGCACCATGCCGCTCGAAGTGCAGCTGCCCGACCTGGTGCGCCTGGGCCTGGTCGAAGCGTTCGAAGCGGACCACGTCGAGCCGCGCCTGATCGCCCGGCGCCTCTCTAAAGCGCGGTTGATCGACCACTTCAGCCCGAAAAACCTGCTGTTCACCCTGGCTCGGCGCGCCAGCGGCGACTGCCAGTTCCTGCACGCCGATACGCGCCGCTGCACGGTGTATGAACGTCGTCCCGAGACTTGCCGGCTGCATCCGCAAAAGAAGAGCCCGCGCCCCGGCTGGTGCGCTTTCAGCGTGAAGCCGGCGGCATACAACTGA
- a CDS encoding CRISPR-associated helicase/endonuclease Cas3, whose amino-acid sequence MPAEDAAPPFAAHHRLSDGAWQPLEDHLEGVAALAARFAGKLGLQDLGEVLGLLHDLGKFSPAFQAYLKSAIGALNQDEDEDWVDAKSLKGKIDHSTAGAQFAWRFMSRGSLMEQFAGQVLALCIASHHSGLIDCVGAAPASFGEDLFTRRMHKATQQTHLDEVQRLASPKLLQRCTDLLGGGGFVRRLEEQLRGIEQLNQGDAQHGPVSAQQLGLLVRFIFSCLIDADRIDTADFERQRQGRTRPKGSYADWPFLIERLELHLSRLAPTRPVDRQRQEISRQCRQAAARPGGIYTLSVPTGGGKTLASLRFALHHAQQHGLDRVVYVIPFTSIIDQNAKVVRGVLEPADAAPDAGRIVLEHHGSLTPEQQTWREKMLCENWDAPVIYTTMVQFLEALFGSGTRGARRMHQLARSVLIFDEVQTLPLKCAHLFNNAVNFLVGHCGATVVLCTATQPLLHEVDARKGAIRLACAHDHELFRGDTTLFQQRVSVRDQRKAGGWSDQEVADLALDEVQRSASCLVIVNTKASARRIFEICAVNSAEQGIFHLSTDMCPAHRKMQLQAMIERLGSGLPTLCVSTQLIEAGVDVDFGAVIRFVAGLDSIAQAAGRCNRNGARASGTVHVVNPQKENLERLPNILLGRNAALRVLDEFKQNPARFQDDLLGVQALRAYYRYYFFDRAADMGYPVAPDETAQADSLLNLLSFNQGAVDEHGRRHGAKPPILLRQAFMTAAKAFRAIDSATQAVIVPFGPAGKKLVADLYAAYDVQREIDLLRQAQQYSVNVFPHVLKKLHAAGALHEVKPDTRILCLNECYYSPLFGLATEPVSPQEILYVGSETQH is encoded by the coding sequence ATGCCTGCAGAAGACGCCGCCCCGCCCTTCGCTGCCCACCACCGTCTGTCTGATGGCGCCTGGCAGCCGCTTGAGGACCATTTGGAGGGCGTGGCAGCCCTGGCCGCCCGGTTCGCCGGCAAGCTGGGCTTGCAAGACCTGGGTGAAGTGCTCGGACTGTTGCACGACCTGGGCAAATTCAGCCCCGCCTTTCAGGCCTACCTGAAATCGGCCATCGGCGCGCTGAACCAGGACGAGGACGAGGACTGGGTCGACGCCAAAAGCCTGAAAGGCAAGATCGACCATTCCACGGCCGGCGCGCAATTCGCCTGGCGGTTCATGAGCCGGGGCAGCCTGATGGAGCAGTTCGCCGGCCAGGTGCTGGCGCTGTGCATCGCCTCTCATCATTCGGGCTTGATTGATTGCGTGGGCGCGGCCCCGGCCAGCTTTGGCGAGGATCTTTTCACCCGCCGCATGCACAAGGCGACGCAGCAGACGCACCTCGATGAGGTGCAGCGCCTGGCCAGTCCGAAGCTGCTGCAGCGCTGCACCGATCTGCTCGGCGGCGGGGGCTTCGTCCGTCGGCTGGAAGAGCAGCTGAGGGGGATCGAACAGCTCAACCAGGGCGACGCGCAGCACGGCCCCGTCAGTGCCCAGCAGCTCGGCCTGCTGGTGCGCTTCATCTTCAGTTGCCTGATCGATGCCGACCGCATCGATACAGCGGACTTCGAGCGCCAGCGCCAAGGTCGCACGCGGCCCAAGGGAAGCTACGCGGATTGGCCTTTCCTGATCGAACGGCTCGAACTGCACCTCAGCCGCCTGGCGCCAACTCGCCCCGTGGACCGCCAGCGGCAGGAGATTTCTCGCCAATGCCGGCAGGCCGCTGCACGCCCCGGCGGCATCTACACCTTGTCCGTCCCCACGGGCGGAGGCAAGACGCTGGCCAGCCTGCGTTTTGCCCTGCACCACGCCCAGCAGCACGGGCTGGACCGGGTCGTCTATGTCATCCCCTTCACGTCCATCATCGACCAGAACGCCAAGGTCGTGCGCGGCGTGCTGGAGCCTGCGGACGCCGCGCCGGATGCAGGCCGCATCGTGCTGGAGCACCACGGCAGCCTGACGCCCGAGCAGCAGACCTGGCGCGAGAAGATGCTGTGCGAGAACTGGGACGCGCCTGTCATCTACACCACGATGGTCCAGTTCCTGGAAGCCTTGTTCGGCTCCGGAACGCGCGGCGCACGGCGTATGCACCAGCTCGCGCGCTCGGTGCTGATCTTCGACGAGGTCCAGACGCTGCCCCTCAAGTGCGCGCACCTGTTCAACAACGCGGTCAATTTTCTGGTCGGGCACTGTGGCGCGACCGTCGTGCTGTGCACCGCCACGCAGCCGCTGCTGCACGAGGTTGATGCGCGTAAGGGTGCGATCCGGCTGGCTTGCGCTCACGATCATGAGCTGTTCCGGGGCGATACCACCCTGTTTCAACAGCGCGTCAGCGTGCGGGACCAGCGCAAGGCCGGTGGTTGGTCCGACCAGGAGGTAGCCGACCTGGCGCTGGACGAGGTGCAACGCAGCGCGAGCTGCCTGGTCATCGTCAACACCAAGGCCTCGGCGCGGCGTATCTTCGAGATCTGCGCCGTGAACAGCGCGGAGCAAGGCATCTTTCACCTCAGCACGGACATGTGCCCCGCCCATCGCAAGATGCAACTGCAAGCGATGATCGAACGCCTGGGCAGCGGGCTGCCCACGCTTTGCGTCAGCACGCAATTGATCGAGGCCGGGGTGGACGTGGACTTTGGCGCCGTCATCCGTTTCGTGGCCGGGCTGGACTCGATTGCCCAGGCTGCGGGCCGGTGCAACCGCAACGGCGCGCGGGCCAGCGGCACGGTGCACGTGGTCAATCCGCAGAAAGAAAACCTGGAGCGGTTGCCGAACATCCTCCTGGGGCGCAACGCGGCCTTGCGGGTGCTGGATGAATTCAAACAGAACCCGGCGCGCTTCCAGGACGACCTGCTTGGAGTCCAAGCGTTGCGTGCGTACTACCGCTACTACTTCTTCGACCGCGCCGCAGACATGGGCTACCCGGTGGCGCCTGATGAAACAGCGCAGGCCGACAGCCTGCTCAATCTTCTGTCATTCAACCAAGGCGCAGTGGACGAGCATGGACGCCGGCACGGCGCGAAGCCCCCCATCCTCCTGCGCCAGGCCTTCATGACGGCAGCCAAAGCATTTCGCGCCATCGATTCCGCCACGCAGGCCGTCATCGTGCCCTTTGGCCCGGCCGGGAAGAAACTGGTGGCCGATCTGTATGCAGCCTACGACGTGCAGCGCGAGATCGATCTGCTCCGCCAGGCCCAGCAATACAGCGTCAACGTTTTCCCCCATGTGCTGAAAAAGCTGCATGCCGCGGGCGCCTTGCACGAGGTCAAACCAGACACCCGCATCCTGTGCCTGAATGAGTGCTACTACAGCCCTCTTTTTGGCCTTGCCACTGAACCCGTTTCGCCCCAGGAGATTTTGTATGTCGGCTCCGAGACGCAGCATTGA
- the cas5c gene encoding type I-C CRISPR-associated protein Cas5c: MSAPRRSIEFKVSGRHALFTDPLSKVGGEKCTYHVPTYEALKGVAKSIYWKPTLIWVIDEVRVMKRIRTQTKGTKPLDMGGGNSLAIYTFLSDVEYQVRAHFEWNEHRPELSADRIEGKHHAIARRMVERGGRQDIFLGTRDCQGYVEACEFGSGPGELDADGELAMGLMFHGFDYPDETGGDALHARFWRPTMVNGVIRFPRPQDCTERRFVRAMTVKPFGAPQTLKSVETEAQELGVSA; this comes from the coding sequence ATGTCGGCTCCGAGACGCAGCATTGAATTCAAGGTATCCGGACGACACGCCCTGTTCACCGATCCCTTGAGCAAGGTGGGCGGCGAGAAATGCACCTACCACGTGCCTACCTACGAAGCCCTGAAGGGCGTGGCCAAATCCATCTACTGGAAGCCCACGCTGATCTGGGTGATCGACGAAGTGCGGGTGATGAAGCGCATCCGCACCCAGACCAAGGGCACCAAGCCGCTGGATATGGGTGGCGGCAACAGCCTGGCGATCTACACCTTCCTGTCCGATGTGGAGTACCAGGTCCGCGCGCACTTCGAATGGAACGAGCATCGTCCCGAGTTGAGCGCCGACCGTATCGAGGGCAAGCACCATGCCATTGCCCGCAGGATGGTCGAGCGCGGCGGGCGCCAGGATATTTTTCTTGGCACGCGCGACTGCCAGGGATACGTTGAAGCCTGTGAATTTGGCTCAGGGCCTGGCGAACTGGATGCGGACGGGGAACTCGCAATGGGCCTCATGTTCCACGGCTTCGACTACCCGGATGAGACGGGCGGCGACGCGCTGCATGCGCGTTTTTGGCGGCCCACTATGGTCAACGGAGTCATCCGCTTTCCGCGTCCGCAGGACTGCACGGAGCGCAGGTTCGTCCGCGCGATGACCGTGAAGCCCTTTGGCGCGCCCCAGACACTCAAATCGGTGGAAACGGAAGCCCAAGAGCTGGGAGTGTCGGCATGA
- the cas8c gene encoding type I-C CRISPR-associated protein Cas8c/Csd1, translating to MSWLPKLLQTYDQCTGREPEGSAPLMPICHSTQLAHIEIVLDAVGQFRRALVVEKTYGVTLIPCTEGSAGRSGIRPGNHPLHDKLQYLAGDFQEFGGEVTSGFSKDPQEPHRDYLKFLSDWIGADPHPKLLAIQTYVQRGRVMGDLVQAGILPVDDEGKLQKTWAGEKSDAPAIFKVLAPQQAPGDAFVRWRVEVDGDPNSAPWTDAALIASWIRHYQSSQAKQGFCMATGQHTALAVQHPAKIRHGGDKAKLISANDSSGFTYRGRFASEDEALEVGFVATQKAHNALRWLIERQGYRNGDQVFVAWEPASAKPVPDLFRATFEAFTGGSSAWETDSTPADAGQAFALQLRKAIAGYTSRLDPRDEVVVLGLDSATPGRMAIVFYREIKSSEFLARLEAWHLDFAWMQNYGKERRFIGAPAPRDIAEAAFGSRLDDKLRAATVERLLPCIVDDAPLPVDLLRSAVRRASNRTGLDPWEWERCLGIACALFRGYFKERSYRMALEQERTSRDYLFGRLLAVAEDIESYALFVAGEKPRDTNAARLMQRFADRPVSTWKVLAGRLPPYISRLRANRPGVLYRKERLLDEIMALFKTEEFLLNTPLSGEYLLGYHCQRQVLRAREDTTETSQATPSGEPA from the coding sequence ATGAGCTGGCTACCCAAACTCCTTCAAACCTATGACCAGTGCACAGGCAGGGAGCCCGAAGGCTCCGCGCCGTTGATGCCCATCTGCCACAGCACGCAGCTTGCCCATATCGAAATCGTGCTGGATGCCGTCGGGCAATTCAGGCGGGCGCTCGTGGTTGAGAAGACGTACGGCGTCACCCTCATCCCCTGCACTGAAGGCTCGGCGGGGCGCAGCGGGATCCGGCCAGGCAATCATCCGCTGCATGACAAGCTGCAATACCTCGCAGGCGATTTTCAGGAATTCGGCGGCGAGGTCACATCCGGTTTTTCCAAAGACCCGCAAGAGCCGCATCGGGACTACCTGAAATTCCTGTCCGACTGGATCGGCGCCGATCCGCATCCCAAGCTTCTTGCCATCCAGACCTACGTGCAGCGCGGCCGGGTCATGGGCGATCTGGTGCAGGCAGGCATTCTTCCCGTGGACGACGAGGGCAAGCTCCAGAAGACGTGGGCGGGAGAAAAATCCGACGCCCCCGCCATTTTCAAGGTGCTTGCGCCGCAGCAGGCGCCGGGCGATGCCTTCGTCCGCTGGCGGGTGGAGGTGGATGGCGACCCCAATTCGGCCCCGTGGACCGACGCGGCGTTGATTGCTTCCTGGATCCGGCACTACCAGAGTAGCCAGGCCAAGCAGGGCTTTTGCATGGCGACCGGGCAGCACACCGCGCTGGCGGTGCAGCACCCCGCCAAGATTCGCCATGGAGGCGACAAGGCCAAGCTGATCTCGGCCAACGACAGCTCCGGTTTCACCTACCGGGGCCGGTTCGCCAGTGAGGACGAGGCGCTGGAGGTCGGCTTCGTCGCGACGCAGAAAGCGCACAACGCCCTGCGCTGGCTCATCGAACGGCAGGGTTATCGCAATGGCGACCAGGTCTTCGTTGCGTGGGAACCAGCGTCGGCAAAGCCAGTGCCAGACCTTTTTCGTGCCACGTTCGAAGCATTTACCGGTGGCTCATCGGCGTGGGAGACTGACAGCACGCCTGCCGACGCCGGCCAGGCTTTCGCGCTGCAACTGCGCAAAGCCATCGCCGGCTATACAAGTCGGCTTGATCCCAGGGACGAGGTCGTCGTGCTGGGCCTCGACTCCGCCACGCCGGGACGCATGGCCATCGTCTTTTACCGCGAGATCAAAAGCTCGGAATTTTTAGCGCGCCTTGAAGCCTGGCATCTGGATTTCGCGTGGATGCAGAACTACGGCAAGGAGCGCAGATTCATCGGCGCCCCAGCGCCCCGCGATATTGCCGAAGCCGCGTTTGGCAGCCGGCTCGATGACAAATTGCGCGCCGCAACGGTCGAGCGGTTGCTGCCCTGCATCGTGGATGATGCGCCGCTTCCTGTGGACCTGCTCAGGTCGGCAGTACGCCGCGCGTCCAACCGCACCGGCCTTGATCCGTGGGAGTGGGAGCGATGCCTGGGCATTGCCTGCGCCCTGTTCAGGGGTTATTTCAAGGAAAGGAGTTACCGCATGGCATTGGAGCAAGAGCGAACCAGCCGGGATTACTTGTTCGGGCGCCTGCTGGCTGTCGCGGAGGACATTGAGAGCTACGCCTTGTTCGTGGCGGGAGAAAAACCGCGCGATACCAACGCGGCCCGGCTGATGCAGCGTTTTGCGGATCGGCCGGTTTCCACATGGAAAGTCCTCGCGGGACGCTTGCCTCCTTACATCTCACGGTTGCGTGCCAACCGGCCGGGAGTTCTGTACCGCAAGGAAAGGTTGCTCGACGAGATCATGGCTCTGTTCAAAACAGAGGAATTCCTTCTGAATACGCCCCTCAGCGGCGAATACCTCCTTGGCTACCACTGCCAGCGCCAGGTGCTGCGCGCACGCGAAGACACCACCGAAACCAGCCAAGCAACCCCTTCAGGAGAACCCGCATGA
- the cas7c gene encoding type I-C CRISPR-associated protein Cas7/Csd2, which yields MSALQNKIDFAVVLRVKNANPNGDPLNGNRPRTDYGGFGEITDVCLKRKLRDRLLESGHAIFVQSDDRKVDGETSLRNRAESATNGLGKDAFKKSANRDATAKLACAKWYDVRSFGQVFAFASGADAGGVSIPIRGPVTIQSAFSLEPVSVTSTQITKSVSGEGDGSKRGSDTMGMKHRVDSGIYRTFGSINPQLAERTGFSDADAQALKAVLPRMFENDASSARPDGSMEVLSVIWWQHNCKAGQYSSAKVHGSLTVAADGSISLAPLEGLEAEVLDGF from the coding sequence ATGAGTGCCTTGCAAAACAAGATCGATTTCGCCGTCGTGCTGCGCGTGAAGAATGCCAATCCGAATGGCGATCCGCTCAACGGCAACCGGCCGCGCACCGACTATGGCGGGTTTGGCGAGATCACCGATGTCTGCCTGAAGCGCAAGCTGCGCGACCGTTTGCTGGAGTCGGGCCATGCCATCTTCGTGCAGTCCGATGACCGCAAGGTGGACGGTGAAACCAGCCTGCGCAACCGCGCCGAGTCGGCAACTAACGGCCTGGGCAAGGATGCCTTCAAGAAAAGCGCCAATCGGGACGCCACGGCCAAGCTTGCCTGCGCCAAGTGGTACGACGTGCGCTCCTTCGGCCAGGTTTTCGCCTTTGCCAGCGGGGCCGACGCGGGCGGGGTGTCGATCCCGATCCGCGGCCCGGTCACCATCCAGTCGGCTTTCAGCCTGGAGCCGGTGTCCGTCACCAGCACGCAGATCACCAAGAGCGTCAGCGGTGAAGGCGACGGCAGCAAGCGCGGCTCCGACACCATGGGCATGAAGCACCGCGTGGACAGCGGCATTTACCGCACCTTTGGCAGCATCAACCCGCAACTGGCCGAGCGCACGGGCTTCAGCGATGCCGATGCGCAGGCACTCAAGGCCGTGCTGCCCAGGATGTTTGAAAACGACGCCTCGTCGGCGCGCCCTGACGGCAGCATGGAAGTCCTGTCCGTCATCTGGTGGCAGCACAATTGCAAGGCGGGGCAGTATTCGTCGGCCAAGGTGCATGGCTCGCTGACGGTCGCTGCGGATGGAAGCATCAGCCTTGCGCCCCTGGAAGGGTTGGAAGCCGAAGTACTCGACGGCTTTTGA